In Deinococcus puniceus, one genomic interval encodes:
- a CDS encoding HD-GYP domain-containing protein — protein MATSTSARATSAHPVPPGEVKLCLHPDGQLSVESAAPDKVRAALAWLPCIRERHLTAARLTGHARLSGAAPAGVRWPGQHRRAATADLCFSSPIRQPYGQHSSVHEPSGAGGLGSAGVSVNAAPDNAVSVNKNGPADKRHARPQPVYLTLRWPSARAATPPQTSAASPVATPAPMLGWLALPFAEALAAVVAFWQAQGIGAQLHLSDGVTLHTAQNAAYEAAPHGSGAQQSSELIYAPDGTPVGCLSVQRPYAAPGTQPAASSAASSEESGEQAQVAALPVLTLLAAQARAHCQAERRERAAHLGSVLHRDLLALATHDAPPEAPLHSAMRLVGARGAALITVQRPEPGATPQTQRPAQAFCPVRLGTLSPANPDPVIGSALVRRLAAGHDPTPFVLAFGRQAARQATLVVPLRAAGPLAGAWVFQCPYWPSHPNPAAWAALLEAAQHPAHLQSLLGDLPGSESDGHLSALSLLRSLGETDIPYTLAERGLTHLTGRTGAQSGTYLTVQTTRGAEGGAADLTSIVQVGQEQLTVPQSMLRSVASGGEQLLLSAPHPMLPLPLTSALLTPIFSSGRTTGVLALLDTREGASPAPETPGLLALLAQRVGSAAERYVALRTLAHTREQAFRVLGTVLEYRSYETKGHTDRVTELALKLGLYLDLDFTQLTHLRWGAYLHDLGKIAIPDAVLLKTGPLTTRERELMHQHVTIGEQMLREQEFVPPEVLSVVRHHHERWDGQGYPDGLTQHEIPMLARLFAVVDVYDALTSERPYKESWTQHDALFEMRRMAGTHLDPNILEQFEGVLRSLDDGNARAGSAGIGL, from the coding sequence GTGGCGACTTCAACTTCAGCCCGCGCGACTTCGGCGCACCCAGTCCCGCCCGGTGAGGTCAAGCTGTGCCTGCATCCCGACGGGCAGTTGTCGGTTGAGTCGGCGGCCCCCGACAAGGTGCGGGCGGCGCTGGCCTGGCTGCCCTGTATCCGCGAGCGCCACCTGACGGCGGCCCGGCTGACTGGCCACGCCCGGCTGTCCGGTGCGGCCCCGGCGGGTGTGAGGTGGCCGGGTCAGCACCGCCGCGCGGCCACCGCCGATCTGTGTTTCAGCAGCCCCATTCGGCAGCCATACGGCCAGCACTCGTCCGTTCACGAGCCGTCCGGAGCAGGTGGGCTGGGCAGTGCCGGAGTCTCTGTGAACGCAGCCCCGGACAACGCAGTCTCTGTCAACAAAAACGGCCCCGCAGACAAGCGCCACGCCCGCCCACAGCCCGTGTACCTGACGCTGCGCTGGCCCTCCGCCCGTGCTGCAACACCGCCCCAGACTTCGGCAGCGTCTCCGGTGGCGACTCCTGCCCCTATGCTGGGCTGGCTGGCCCTGCCTTTTGCGGAGGCCTTGGCGGCAGTGGTGGCGTTCTGGCAGGCGCAGGGGATCGGAGCGCAACTCCACCTCAGCGACGGCGTGACCCTACACACGGCGCAGAACGCGGCTTACGAGGCTGCACCCCACGGCTCCGGGGCTCAGCAGTCCTCCGAATTGATCTATGCCCCAGACGGCACGCCGGTAGGCTGTCTGTCGGTGCAGAGACCTTACGCCGCGCCCGGAACACAGCCCGCTGCCTCATCAGCCGCCTCATCAGAGGAGTCAGGAGAGCAGGCACAGGTGGCGGCCCTGCCCGTGCTGACGTTGCTGGCCGCCCAAGCCCGCGCCCACTGTCAGGCCGAGCGGCGGGAGCGGGCCGCCCACCTCGGCAGCGTGCTGCACCGCGACCTGCTGGCCCTCGCCACCCACGACGCTCCCCCCGAGGCCCCCCTGCATTCGGCCATGCGCCTCGTGGGAGCCAGAGGCGCGGCGCTCATCACGGTGCAGCGGCCAGAGCCGGGGGCGACACCCCAGACTCAGCGGCCAGCACAGGCATTTTGCCCGGTACGCTTGGGCACCCTCAGTCCGGCCAACCCAGACCCTGTGATCGGGAGCGCGTTGGTGCGGCGGCTGGCGGCGGGACACGATCCCACACCGTTCGTGCTGGCATTCGGGCGACAGGCGGCGCGTCAGGCCACGCTCGTTGTGCCGCTGCGGGCGGCGGGGCCTCTGGCTGGGGCGTGGGTGTTCCAGTGTCCGTACTGGCCTTCTCACCCCAATCCGGCGGCTTGGGCGGCGCTGCTGGAAGCCGCCCAGCATCCCGCGCACCTGCAGAGCCTGCTGGGCGACCTGCCCGGCTCGGAGTCGGATGGACACCTGAGCGCCCTGAGCCTGCTGCGGAGTCTGGGGGAAACCGACATTCCGTATACGCTGGCCGAACGTGGGCTGACCCACCTGACGGGCCGCACCGGGGCGCAGTCGGGCACCTACCTGACGGTGCAGACCACACGGGGCGCGGAGGGCGGCGCGGCAGACCTGACCTCTATCGTGCAGGTGGGCCAAGAACAACTGACCGTGCCGCAGAGCATGCTGCGCAGCGTCGCCAGCGGCGGCGAACAACTGCTGCTGAGTGCCCCGCACCCGATGTTGCCCCTTCCGCTGACCAGCGCCCTGCTGACGCCCATTTTTTCCTCGGGGCGCACGACCGGCGTACTGGCGCTGCTGGACACGCGGGAGGGAGCCAGCCCTGCCCCCGAAACCCCCGGCTTGCTGGCGCTCCTCGCGCAGCGGGTGGGCAGCGCCGCCGAGCGGTATGTGGCGCTGCGAACCCTAGCCCATACCCGCGAACAGGCCTTCCGGGTGCTGGGCACGGTGCTGGAGTACCGCAGTTACGAAACCAAAGGCCACACAGACCGCGTGACCGAACTGGCCCTGAAACTCGGCCTGTATCTGGATCTGGATTTTACCCAACTGACGCACCTACGCTGGGGCGCGTACCTGCACGACCTCGGCAAAATTGCCATTCCGGACGCGGTGCTGCTGAAAACTGGCCCGCTGACGACGCGGGAGCGCGAGCTGATGCACCAGCACGTCACGATTGGCGAACAGATGCTGAGAGAACAGGAATTCGTGCCGCCCGAAGTGCTGAGCGTGGTGCGCCACCACCACGAGCGCTGGGATGGGCAGGGCTACCCCGACGGCCTGACACAACACGAAATTCCCATGCTGGCGCGGCTGTTTGCCGTGGTTGACGTGTACGACGCCCTGACCAGCGAGCGCCCCTATAAGGAATCGTGGACTCAGCACGACGCCCTGTTCGAGATGCGCCGTATGGCAGGCACGCACCTCGACCCCAACATTCTGGAACAATTTGAAGGTGTGCTGCGGAGTCTGGACGACGGCAATGCCCGTGCAGGTTCGGCGGGAATAGGGCTGTAA
- a CDS encoding cyclic-di-AMP receptor, which yields MKLVLAVIQDADASALVRVLSENAFEVTKLASTGGFLREGNTTLMIGVTDERLADLKRHVQQTCRARTRLVTPGVPMGEQNEGLVSDPVEVPVGGAVMFVMGVQEFVKV from the coding sequence ATGAAGCTCGTGCTGGCGGTTATTCAAGACGCAGACGCCTCTGCGCTGGTTCGGGTGCTGTCCGAAAATGCCTTTGAAGTGACGAAACTCGCCAGCACAGGCGGGTTCCTGCGCGAAGGCAATACCACCCTCATGATCGGCGTGACCGATGAACGGCTGGCCGACCTGAAGCGGCATGTGCAGCAAACCTGCCGCGCCCGCACCCGCCTCGTGACCCCCGGCGTCCCAATGGGCGAGCAGAACGAAGGCTTGGTCAGCGACCCAGTGGAGGTGCCTGTGGGCGGCGCGGTCATGTTCGTGATGGGCGTGCAGGAGTTTGTGAAGGTCTAA
- the polA gene encoding DNA polymerase I codes for MTTPTDDAPNGGQSTANPNTLVLIDGHALAFRSYFAVPPLSNSKGESTNAIVGFLKMTLRLARQANNQMIIVFDPPVKTFRHEQFEGYKSGRAATPTDLPGQINRIRAIVDAIGFPRLEEPGYEADDVIASITRMAEGRGFQVRIVTSDRDAYQLLDESVRVISNDFSLIGPAEVLEKYGVTVRQWVDYRALTGDASDNIPGAKGIGPKTAAKLLQEYGTLDAVMAAAKAGTLEPKGTREKLIASEADVAFSHQLSCMVTDLPLDLELGVGRLPGDPVQLEVLLDELELHTLKRDIAAMIGGTGGPGAEPFAAKGKSAPGISSQTQMPREDTASFEAPTLAEWKTPAQNVTWGYVLSREDDLTAELTGAATFDGKAARVAPLIEPVRDTASAAPAPGGLFDDVPDSTAPTTPLNKTQQKAADKLVKDAEKAAQKLAVQFPATVSEAEFIGQRTVTAAGAKALAAHLNVRGLKVEPGADPLLMAYLLDPANTAMPAVSQRYLGTLWPAEAAGRAAITHRLLEILPSKLDEPRRKLYEEMEVPLAAVLTRMEVRGVRLDSAYIRGLADATSGKIARLEGEIHTHAGRVFPIRSRDQLEAVLYDELGLASGKKTKLTGKRTTAISALEPLRNEHPIIPALLEYRELEKLRGTYLEPLPKLVNARTGRLHTTFAQTVAATGRLSSLNPNLQNIPIRSETGREIRKGFIADDGFCLISADYSQIELRLLAHISGDKLMQQAFLEGADIHRRTAAQVLGLDETTITANQRRAAKTVNFGVLYGMSAHRLSNDLGIPYAEAAGFIDVYFSTYPGIRQYIDTTLAEGREKGYVETLYGRRRYVPELNATNRTLREAGERLAYNMPIQGTAADIIKVAMVQLDAQLEALGARLLLQVHDELLIEAPEDRADEVAALTQRVMEGAAQLSVPLAVEVGVGPNWYDTK; via the coding sequence ATGACCACCCCCACCGACGATGCCCCGAACGGAGGGCAGTCCACAGCAAATCCCAATACCTTGGTGCTGATCGACGGGCATGCACTGGCGTTCCGGTCTTATTTTGCGGTGCCGCCCCTTAGCAACAGCAAAGGTGAATCCACCAATGCCATCGTCGGCTTTCTGAAAATGACGCTGAGGCTGGCGCGGCAGGCCAACAACCAGATGATCATCGTGTTCGATCCACCCGTGAAGACCTTCCGGCACGAGCAGTTCGAGGGGTACAAGTCGGGCCGCGCCGCCACGCCCACCGACTTACCGGGCCAGATCAACCGGATTCGCGCCATCGTGGACGCCATCGGGTTTCCGCGCTTAGAGGAACCGGGGTACGAGGCCGACGACGTGATCGCCTCTATTACGCGCATGGCCGAGGGCCGGGGCTTTCAGGTGCGGATCGTGACCAGTGACCGCGACGCCTACCAACTGCTGGACGAGAGCGTGCGCGTGATTTCCAACGATTTTTCCCTGATCGGGCCTGCCGAAGTGCTGGAAAAATACGGCGTGACGGTGCGGCAGTGGGTGGATTACCGCGCCTTGACTGGAGACGCCAGCGACAATATTCCGGGCGCGAAGGGCATCGGGCCGAAGACCGCCGCCAAACTCCTTCAGGAATACGGCACGCTGGACGCCGTGATGGCCGCCGCCAAAGCGGGCACGCTGGAGCCGAAGGGCACGCGGGAAAAGCTGATCGCCTCGGAAGCAGATGTCGCGTTTAGCCACCAGTTGTCGTGCATGGTCACCGACCTGCCGCTGGACTTGGAACTGGGTGTGGGACGGCTTCCCGGCGACCCGGTGCAACTGGAAGTGCTGCTGGACGAACTGGAACTGCATACCCTCAAGCGCGACATTGCAGCCATGATCGGCGGCACGGGCGGGCCGGGGGCCGAACCGTTTGCGGCCAAAGGTAAAAGTGCGCCCGGCATCTCTTCACAGACGCAAATGCCCCGCGAAGACACTGCCAGCTTTGAGGCCCCCACGTTGGCCGAATGGAAAACGCCCGCCCAGAACGTGACGTGGGGCTATGTACTGTCACGGGAAGATGATCTGACGGCAGAATTGACCGGGGCAGCTACGTTTGACGGCAAGGCGGCGCGGGTGGCTCCACTGATCGAGCCTGTGCGGGACACGGCCAGCGCCGCGCCCGCACCCGGCGGCCTGTTCGACGACGTACCAGACAGCACGGCTCCCACCACACCACTGAACAAAACCCAGCAGAAGGCTGCCGACAAACTGGTGAAGGACGCCGAAAAAGCCGCGCAAAAGCTGGCGGTTCAGTTCCCAGCCACTGTCAGTGAGGCCGAGTTTATCGGGCAGCGCACCGTGACAGCCGCCGGAGCCAAAGCCCTCGCCGCCCATCTGAATGTACGCGGATTGAAGGTGGAACCGGGGGCCGATCCGCTGCTGATGGCGTACCTGCTTGACCCCGCCAACACCGCCATGCCCGCCGTGAGTCAACGTTATCTGGGCACCCTCTGGCCCGCCGAAGCCGCTGGCCGCGCCGCCATTACGCACCGCCTGCTGGAAATCTTGCCATCGAAGCTGGACGAACCCCGCCGCAAGCTGTACGAAGAGATGGAAGTGCCGCTGGCCGCCGTGCTGACGCGCATGGAAGTGCGCGGCGTGCGGCTGGACAGCGCGTATATTCGCGGGCTAGCCGACGCGACTTCTGGCAAAATTGCCCGCTTGGAAGGCGAGATTCACACCCACGCGGGCCGGGTCTTCCCTATTCGCAGCCGGGATCAACTGGAAGCCGTGCTGTACGACGAATTGGGGCTGGCGAGTGGCAAGAAAACCAAGCTGACGGGCAAGCGCACCACCGCCATCAGTGCGCTGGAACCGCTGAGAAACGAACACCCGATTATTCCGGCGCTGCTGGAATACCGCGAGCTGGAAAAACTGCGCGGCACCTACCTGGAGCCGCTACCCAAGCTGGTGAATGCCCGCACAGGCCGCCTGCACACCACTTTTGCCCAAACGGTAGCGGCAACGGGCCGCCTCAGCAGCCTGAATCCCAACTTGCAAAACATTCCCATCCGCTCCGAAACGGGGCGCGAGATTCGCAAGGGCTTTATTGCCGACGACGGCTTTTGCCTGATCAGCGCGGATTATTCGCAAATCGAGCTGCGGCTGTTGGCCCATATTTCGGGCGATAAGCTGATGCAGCAGGCCTTTTTGGAAGGCGCGGACATTCACCGCCGCACCGCCGCGCAGGTGTTGGGGCTGGACGAAACCACTATTACGGCCAACCAACGCCGCGCCGCCAAAACCGTCAATTTTGGCGTGCTGTACGGCATGAGCGCCCACCGCCTCTCTAACGATCTGGGCATTCCTTACGCCGAGGCCGCCGGGTTCATCGACGTGTATTTCAGCACTTATCCGGGTATTCGCCAGTACATCGATACCACGCTTGCCGAGGGCCGCGAGAAGGGCTACGTAGAAACGTTGTATGGCCGCCGCCGCTACGTGCCCGAACTGAACGCGACAAACCGCACCCTGCGCGAAGCCGGGGAACGACTGGCCTACAACATGCCGATTCAGGGCACGGCTGCCGACATTATTAAAGTGGCGATGGTGCAACTAGACGCGCAACTGGAGGCGCTGGGCGCACGGTTGCTGCTGCAAGTTCACGATGAACTGCTGATCGAAGCCCCCGAAGACCGCGCGGACGAAGTGGCCGCCCTCACCCAGCGCGTGATGGAAGGAGCCGCGCAACTGAGCGTACCGCTGGCCGTAGAAGTAGGCGTGGGGCCGAACTGGTACGACACGAAGTAG
- a CDS encoding 16S rRNA (uracil(1498)-N(3))-methyltransferase — translation MGAADRPRPCCPVTPLRVRVDALTPTILLGVREARHLQVLRLTPGDSLRVFDGQGSEAEATLTELTEVGAVLTLGAGVQATAETPQPVTLAIALLKGDKLSDVTRAATELGVARIQLLITRHADAREIGTQKLLRLRRVAEEASKQSRRAVTPEILEPMPLAEFAWSGTLFLAHPGSRATLAEHLNWQAPVTVLTGPEGGFSDPEVSQLQQRGAVLVTLGPRILRAETAPIALLGAIVATGV, via the coding sequence ATGGGTGCTGCTGACCGCCCGCGCCCCTGCTGCCCGGTGACGCCTCTCCGGGTACGGGTAGACGCCCTCACGCCCACTATCTTGCTCGGCGTGCGTGAGGCACGGCATTTGCAGGTCTTGCGCCTCACACCCGGCGACAGCCTGCGCGTGTTTGATGGGCAAGGTAGCGAGGCCGAAGCCACCCTGACCGAACTGACCGAGGTGGGCGCGGTACTGACCCTGGGCGCGGGCGTACAGGCCACCGCCGAAACGCCGCAGCCCGTCACCCTCGCCATTGCGCTCCTCAAGGGCGACAAACTCAGCGACGTGACCCGCGCCGCCACCGAACTGGGCGTGGCCCGTATTCAACTGCTCATCACGCGACACGCCGACGCCCGCGAAATCGGCACGCAAAAGCTGCTGCGCCTGCGCCGGGTGGCCGAAGAAGCCAGCAAGCAATCCCGCCGCGCCGTGACGCCAGAAATACTGGAGCCGATGCCTTTGGCCGAATTTGCATGGTCAGGCACGCTGTTCTTGGCCCATCCCGGCAGCCGCGCAACCTTGGCCGAACACCTGAACTGGCAGGCCCCAGTGACCGTACTCACCGGGCCAGAAGGCGGATTCTCTGACCCCGAAGTGTCACAGTTGCAGCAGCGCGGCGCAGTCTTGGTGACGCTTGGCCCACGTATTCTGCGGGCCGAAACTGCGCCGATTGCGCTGCTGGGGGCGATCGTGGCAACTGGGGTTTAA
- the hpf gene encoding ribosome hibernation-promoting factor, HPF/YfiA family has product MHIYKLAGRNVEVTDAMRDYVEDKLTRLDRYSDQITDARVTLTVREVRDSGRRNRVEVQLNVPNGIIRAEEHHADMYAAIDKASDVLERQLRKFKTRFLKHRTEPIPAPEPGLAEADVAAGLDDVSEFRPEIVRQKKFDMRPMSAEDAVAQMEALGHDFYVFKNMTSDTCNVVYRRHDGHFGLIEPS; this is encoded by the coding sequence GTGCACATCTACAAGCTTGCTGGCCGAAACGTTGAAGTCACCGACGCGATGCGCGATTACGTCGAGGACAAACTCACGCGACTTGATCGCTACAGCGACCAGATCACCGATGCACGCGTGACACTGACGGTCAGAGAAGTACGGGATTCAGGACGGCGCAACCGCGTTGAAGTGCAGCTGAACGTGCCCAACGGCATCATTCGGGCCGAAGAACACCACGCCGACATGTACGCCGCCATAGACAAGGCCAGCGACGTGCTGGAGCGTCAGCTTCGCAAATTCAAGACCCGTTTCCTGAAGCACCGCACCGAACCCATTCCTGCCCCCGAACCCGGCCTGGCCGAAGCGGATGTGGCCGCAGGCCTGGACGACGTGAGCGAATTCCGGCCCGAAATCGTGCGCCAGAAAAAATTCGACATGCGCCCCATGAGCGCCGAGGACGCGGTGGCTCAGATGGAAGCCCTCGGACACGATTTCTACGTGTTCAAGAACATGACTTCCGACACCTGCAACGTGGTGTACCGCCGCCACGACGGACATTTCGGCCTGATCGAACCCAGCTAA
- a CDS encoding 50S ribosomal protein L11 methyltransferase, translated as MLVYHLPGTFETREAHLDLLWEAGATGLEERAGLIRAYFDAPADVHPDIADGEWQEEAEQDWQAEFRRTLRPVKAGRLTIVPPWLVQEVEAGQVPLIIEPGMAFGTGHHATTRMAVEALSELDLAGLRVLDVGTGSGVLAIAAALLGADHAVGVDIDPITIPIARENAEINSVPARRSRFEEGSLGLGDADWQDRPFDVLVANLYAELHDLLAGEYAAHMQADAPLILTGILTGKLPLVREALEREGFGAVQVREDGEWVLLTARAPAAR; from the coding sequence ATGTTGGTGTACCACTTGCCCGGAACCTTCGAAACCCGTGAAGCCCACCTCGACCTGCTGTGGGAGGCGGGAGCCACTGGCCTTGAAGAACGCGCCGGATTGATCCGCGCTTACTTTGACGCCCCAGCCGACGTGCATCCCGATATCGCTGACGGCGAGTGGCAGGAGGAAGCCGAGCAGGACTGGCAAGCCGAATTTCGCCGCACACTGCGCCCTGTGAAAGCTGGCCGCCTGACCATCGTGCCGCCGTGGTTGGTGCAGGAGGTGGAAGCAGGGCAGGTGCCGCTGATCATCGAACCCGGCATGGCGTTCGGTACAGGTCACCACGCCACCACACGCATGGCCGTAGAAGCCCTCTCGGAACTGGATTTGGCCGGATTACGCGTGTTGGACGTGGGCACAGGCAGCGGCGTCCTCGCCATCGCCGCCGCGCTGTTGGGTGCAGACCACGCGGTAGGCGTGGACATCGATCCCATCACCATTCCGATTGCCCGCGAAAACGCCGAAATCAACAGTGTGCCCGCCAGACGCAGCCGCTTTGAAGAAGGCTCTTTGGGGCTGGGTGACGCAGACTGGCAAGATCGGCCTTTTGATGTGCTGGTCGCCAATCTGTACGCCGAATTGCACGACCTGTTGGCCGGGGAATACGCAGCCCACATGCAGGCAGACGCGCCCTTGATCCTGACCGGAATCCTGACGGGCAAGCTGCCACTGGTGCGGGAAGCACTGGAGCGCGAAGGCTTTGGGGCCGTGCAGGTGCGCGAAGACGGCGAATGGGTGCTGCTGACCGCCCGCGCCCCTGCTGCCCGGTGA
- the proC gene encoding pyrroline-5-carboxylate reductase gives MKLAIVGVGKLGLALLEGVTAQRVIAPSDIGLLDVNTARVQEIAARTGARVIKRADLAHAGRVLVSLQPRVFPEVTEWLAQENTGYISTMAGVSTATLVRRLGTKRVVRVMPNLAATIGRSQTAITGPREAQDAGDLAFAMTLFGAVGDVYDLPEHLFNAFTGMSASGPAYAAVVAEALADGGVRMGLPRPLANELAAKLLVAAGELLQQRAHPGMLKDEVASPGGTTIAGLEALEESGVRGGLMKAVIAATRRSIELGRDQE, from the coding sequence ATGAAGCTTGCCATCGTCGGCGTCGGCAAATTGGGCCTCGCCCTGCTCGAAGGTGTGACCGCCCAGCGCGTCATCGCCCCATCCGATATCGGCCTGCTCGATGTCAATACGGCCCGTGTTCAGGAGATTGCCGCCCGCACCGGAGCGCGGGTCATCAAGCGGGCCGACCTGGCCCATGCAGGGCGCGTGCTGGTCAGCCTGCAACCCCGTGTGTTCCCCGAAGTGACCGAGTGGCTGGCGCAGGAAAACACCGGCTACATCAGCACAATGGCGGGCGTAAGTACGGCCACGCTGGTGCGGCGACTGGGCACCAAGCGTGTGGTGCGCGTGATGCCCAATCTGGCCGCCACGATTGGCCGCAGCCAGACCGCCATCACGGGGCCGCGTGAAGCTCAGGACGCCGGAGATTTGGCCTTTGCCATGACCCTATTCGGCGCGGTGGGCGACGTGTACGATTTGCCCGAACACCTGTTCAACGCCTTTACGGGCATGAGCGCCAGCGGCCCCGCCTACGCCGCTGTAGTGGCCGAAGCCCTTGCAGACGGCGGCGTCAGAATGGGCCTGCCCCGCCCCCTCGCCAACGAACTGGCCGCCAAATTGTTGGTGGCCGCCGGAGAACTGCTGCAGCAGCGGGCGCATCCCGGCATGCTGAAAGATGAAGTGGCCAGTCCCGGCGGAACAACCATTGCCGGACTGGAAGCGCTGGAAGAGTCGGGCGTGCGCGGCGGCCTGATGAAAGCTGTGATTGCCGCCACCCGCCGCAGCATCGAGCTGGGGCGCGATCAGGAGTAG